A genome region from Purpureocillium takamizusanense chromosome 8, complete sequence includes the following:
- a CDS encoding uncharacterized protein (EggNog:ENOG503P9W2): METAVCSPASLVPLFDAMASPADAFDVDFDNDRHTDVSVSHSHFATTASSHGDDDMKGSDGWRLASDASTVSSRVTTPDPVPPPPPRVPLPGILRAPFAGRAVDLPTPSVPPPPTGIYLSRRSNKAPDAVVPPQHDNDYADTRGCSTPQNRHPVPSSQLPPHYIPPPPFAAYGTRFLDEHGTVLPPPPPPPPPPPAFPSPNELYDLSSLPQETLSSSLPLPQTNTTPTTFQQTRSLNNATINGRQAHRPQSKSEYSDSSLSSRQRLEDTSWSSDSSSQEDPVAYRNARQFPPSFPARPRSFPSVPRSRSLATNRIKTWVSQYEKSQSPMRTRSDGTGLTKELGEAASQDNESAVSAVSSYAEVELLWQQLKEKRARLGEIKAQMAERREELRRLRRQRNEADNAFMSLIRPMLVSQRGMLQTSVRVLDSRIADMQDLRDEYHARESDYEILEQMMDDEEKQLNDLETRFFSLLAAGQTKAHRAPRSITSEDSSHNLPHLPIELRGIASDKALEDVHPLYVKLTSAVGDLENAREELEDLFYVNHQYEFEAELKKTTGKSTTQDMEEFFEEFPAEEARMRAEVIKLENKVQRLKKVCEDKGVMRKHMSLRMAYALDPNTKFDDMELEDKASILARHKSLAHDVFPELLSQPNHVLAQPEPQTSLKAYTTAAALPDDDPQKRDRQRLAAKEYSIDSFARGQEGGGTGDLVNRWLLQQLRLSRLNVQLLHSTFVWSRSLKIRNLWRWQHDVIFYWWRDNTVDLTEGEIPGHRITTLGSDYSSRLGTPEMSRAASDGQLGRPLRTLHRFDSDDAITVGG; this comes from the coding sequence ATGGAAACCGCCGTTTGCAGCCCTGCCAGCCTGGTACCGCTCTTCGATGCCATGGCCTCTCCCGCCGATGCCTTCGACGTTGATTTCGATAACGACCGACACACGGATGTCTCCGTATCTCACTCCCACTTCGCCACGACCGCATCGtcccatggcgacgacgacatgaagGGGAGCGACGGCTGGCGCCTCGCAAGCGACGCGTCCACGGTGTCGAGCAGGGTCACGACACCCGAtccggtgccgccgccgccgccgcgagtgCCGTTGCCAGGCATTCTTCGAGCCCCCTTCGCCGGCCGAGCGGTCGACCTGCCCACGCCGTCCGTTCCTCCACCGCCAACCGGCATCTATCTGTCTCGACGTTCCAACAAGGCCCCCGACGCCGTTGTCCCTCCTCAACACGACAATGACTATGCAGATACCCGCGGCTGCAGCACACCACAAAATCGACATCCGGTCCCGTCGAGCCAGCTGCCTCCGCACTATATTCCCCCGCCTCCCTTTGCTGCATACGGGACAAGATTCCTGGACGAGCATGGAACGGtactaccgccgccgccgccgccgcctcctcctccccccgcATTTCCAAGCCCGAATGAGCTATATGACCTGTCTAGTCTGCCCCAAGAGACTTTGTCAAGCTCACTGCCTCTTCCTCAGACCAACACCACGCCAACCACGTTTCAACAGACGCGATCTTTGAACAATGCTACGATCAATGGTCGACAGGCTCATCGCCCTCAAAGCAAAAGCGAATACTCCGATTCTTCCTTGTCATCAAGGCAGCGGTTGGAAGACACGTCGTGGAGCTCCGATTCGTCGTCGCAGGAGGATCCCGTCGCTTACCGCAATGCCCGCCAGTTTCCTCCCTCCTTTCCAGCGCGCCCGAGAAGTTTTCCATCAGTTCCGCGGAGCCGATCCCTCGCGACGAACCGCATCAAGACTTGGGTCTCTCAGTACGAAAAATCACAGAGCCCTATGCGCACGCGATCTGATGGTACTGGGTTGACCAAGGAGCTGGGGGAGGCGGCCTCGCAAGACAATGagtcggccgtctcggccgtctcaTCCTACGCAGAGGTGGAGCTTCTATggcagcagctcaaggaAAAGAGAGCAAGGCTTGGTGAGATCAAGGCACAGATGGCCGAGCGTCGGGAAGAGCTGCGACGCCTGCGCCGTCAGCGGAACGAAGCGGACAATGCGTTTATGAGTCTTATCCGCCCGATGTTGGTTAGCCAGCGCGGGATGCTCCAGACATCGGTGCGAGTGTTGGACAGTCGAATAGCCGACATGCAAGACCTGCGAGACGAGTACCATGCCCGCGAATCAGACTACGAAATCCTCGAGCAGATGATGGACGACGAAGAGAAGCAGCTCAACGACCTGGAGACGCGATTCTTCAGCTTGTTGGCTGCCGGCCAAACAAAAGCACACAGGGCACCACGATCCATCACGTCGGAGGATTCGTCTCACAACCTGCCCCACCTACCCATCGAGTTGCGGGGTATCGCTTCcgacaaggcgctcgaggatgTCCATCCTCTCTACGTGAAGCTCACATCTGCCGTTGGCGATCTTGAGAATGCGAGGGAGGAGCTCGAAGACTTGTTTTACGTGAACCACCAGTACGAGTTCGAAGCCGAGCTCAAGAAGACAACTGGAAAGTCAACCACGCAAGATATGGAGGAATTTTTCGAAGAGTTtcccgccgaggaggcgaggatgagggccGAAGTCATCAAGCTGGAGAATAAGGTCCAACGTCTGAAGAAGGTGTGCGAGGACAAGGGCGTCATGCGCAAGCACATGTCTCTGCGCATGGCGTACGCCCTAGACCCAAACACCAAGTTCGATGATATGGAGCTCGAGGATAAGGCGTCAATTCTCGCAAGGCACAAGTCACTGGCCCACGACGTGTTCCCGGAGCTCCTATCGCAGCCTAACCACGTCTTGGCCCAGCCTGAGCCGCAGACTTCACTCAAAGCCTACACGACGGCCGCAGCCTTGCCCGATGACGATCCTCAGAAGCGGGACAGACAGCGGCTAGCCGCCAAGGAGTACTCGATCGACAGCTTCGCGCGCGGACAAGAAGGCGGAGGCACAGGAGACCTTGTGAACAGATGGCTGCTTCAGCAACTGAGGCTATCGCGGCTTAATGTGCAACTCTTGCACTCGACCTTTGTCTGGAGCCGATCCCTCAAGATTCGCAATCTTTGGCGCTGGCAACACGACGTGATATTCTATTGGTGGCGTGACAACACCGTGGACCTGACAGAGGGCGAGATTCCTGGCCATCGCATCACCACCCTGGGCTCGGACTACTCATCGCGGTTAGGGACACCAGAGATGTCAAGGGCAGCGTCGGACGGGCAGCTGGGCCGGCCGCTGCGCACCTTGCATCGCttcgacagcgacgacgcaaTTACAGTGGGCGGCTGA